The Syntrophorhabdaceae bacterium genomic interval CTTCCGGGACCAGAAGGGCGAGACCTGCTCGGTAACATCTTCGACGAGGTCTTTGTTGAATTTACACCAATCGGTGAAGAAGTGGTTCCTGGTCTGATAGGAGATCGTCCCGTTCCGGTACCGGATTCTCCGGAGGTTATCTCTGAACCCCGTGAATGAACCGGAGATCCTCATCGCCTCAATGTAATCAAGAAAGGTGAAACAATCGACTTCATGGAGATTGACAACAAAGACCTCCGGCATCTCTGCATCGCCGATAAGCGTCGCCTCCCTGTACGGTATACCGAGAAGCTGCCGTGAAAGGAATTCTATCCGCTCGCCCGTATCCGCGATCCGCGCGCCTTCGGCGATCAGCCGTTCAAGCCTCCCCTCGGTCCATTTGCCGAGAACGATCTTTTCATTCATATTGTCTCAATCATATAGAAACAGGTTGAATCAGTCAAGGCCAGGATGCATGTCGAATTGTTGTGTTGCATAAAGAATTTGGTTGAAAAATATATGCAATAGCAGGAAAATGACTAATGAGACTTAACATCTTTAACCCTGAAAGGAGATCATTATGGGCACATACAAAATCGCCGTTATTGTCGGAAGCCTTCGTAAGGATTCATTCAACCGCAAGCTGGCCAATGCGATTGTAAAATTGGCGCCATCGGAGTTCTCGTTCAAACAGGTGCAGATTGGCGACCTGCCGCTTTACAACCAGGACGACGACGTGAACCAGACTGAGCCGGTCAAGCGGTTGAAGGGCGAGATCAAGGACGCCGACGGTCTTCTGTTTGTTACGCCCGAATATAACAGATCGATCCCCGGCGTGCTCAAGAACGCGATCGACCACGCTTCCCGTCCTTATGGCCAGAGCGCATGGGCAGGGAAGCCGGCTGGTGTTTTGGGTGCTTCGATCGGCGTCATCGGCACGGCCATGGCACAACAGCATCTACGCAACGTCCTCGCGTATCTGGATGTGCCGACCCTTTGCCAACCCGAGGCATTCATCCATGCAAAGGATGGGTTGTTTGACGATGCCGGCAACATCGGTGCCGGCAGCAAAGCATTCCTCCAGAACTGGATGGACAAGTATGTCGTATGGGTGAAGAAGCACGCCGGCTGATGCAGTAAACTAAAGGAACAAGCCGAATCAGGTGCCTCGCCCATAAAGCAGGCCAAGAGAACGTCTTAAGAAATTAAAAAACTTAATAGTACACCAATCATGATAGGAGTCGCGACTCACAAAACGATTCCCGGCGAACTGTATGGGCACCGCAAAGTTTCTTCCTGTACTGTTGTTTTTGTCAGTATTGAAGAATACGCAACACTTCAAACGGAAATGGATTATCTTCATGCGACATCAGTCATACGAATATTAGCTTGTAAATGAACCGAAATTGCAGGAGAATAAGGAGAATTGGGCAAGAAGTTTAATAAAAAGAAACGGTGGTTGGAATTTGTCATAATGAACTGGGCATGACCACGTTTGGGGAATTGAGAGCGCTTAAAAAAAGGAGAACGAATCACAATGGTCAACTATGTTCCCTAAGACTCTCTGAGTCTGAACTGCAATGAGTAAAGCTGATAATCAAAACACAATTCTACCCTTCATTAAGGAAGTCGCTATGTATTTTATGGACTTCCTTGAAACAGACTTCCACAAGAGGCGGCTGCCTAAAAGAAGCATCCAATTACACAGCAAGGACAACCTGCTCGTCGGTCTTAACCTGCACAAATATCCATCATTCAATCGCCTGAACTTGGATTTGATAATTAAGAATTTTGACAAGAACAAGTTTAGCTCTCTTCAGAAGGGGGTCTATCGTGCAGATATCCCCCAGAATCTGATCGACGTTATTAATATCCAAGCTAAAAAAATATCCGAAGAGCAGGTTGTAGGAGTGCTCGACAAAGTCGCAGAGAAGGTGCAGGAGGCTGCGATTCTCTTTCCAAAGGATTATGAACAGGCTATAAACTATGCGATTGACAAAGCAGCAGGCATCCTGAAAGAAAACCTTACTGTACCATTCGTCCAGAAGCTTGAACAGTCCCTCGAAACAATGAGTCTTGGCGATGAGAACATTGCCTACCTAATGGAAGAGGAACTCACAGCAGTTCTCATTCAGCTCATGCAAAGCACGATTTATGAGACACTTAAGAACGCCATCGCGGGTGAAGAGGTGAACGCAAGAGATAATCTCAGGGATATTATACAGGCCTACGAAGTGAAAAGTGCAGTTAGCTCCTTCTTTGAAAGCTTCCAGGTATTTGACGTCTATAACGAAGTCTACGAAATGTCCAGAAACAAGGCCATACTTGATAAACAGGAATTTTATCTCTATTTCTGTGATATCACTTATAACAAGGTTAAGTATCCTGTCTTCTACATACCCTTTACTATTGAGAAGTCTGGCGACGCTATGGCTTTTGAATTCGATTCACAACTGTACATAAACAAAAGAGCTCTTGAATATATCACTCAACAATACAACGAAGAAAGAGGCAAATTTGGAAGCCTCAAGAATGTTTCTGAGAGGATTATTTATCTTGCGCGATATGACAATAATCTTGGGAATGCGCTGCAGCCTATCCTCGACGAACTGACAGATTTCTTTGAGCTCGACTCCAGGGTAAACGTTAACAAGCCTATCCCTCAGGTAGCTAAAGGACTGTTTACGAGGATCACTAACTCCTGCTATTTCGCCCTTTTCGATAAGGCTGATGAGGCG includes:
- a CDS encoding DUF1460 domain-containing protein — encoded protein: MNEKIVLGKWTEGRLERLIAEGARIADTGERIEFLSRQLLGIPYREATLIGDAEMPEVFVVNLHEVDCFTFLDYIEAMRISGSFTGFRDNLRRIRYRNGTISYQTRNHFFTDWCKFNKDLVEDVTEQVSPFWSRK
- a CDS encoding NAD(P)H-dependent oxidoreductase, translating into MGTYKIAVIVGSLRKDSFNRKLANAIVKLAPSEFSFKQVQIGDLPLYNQDDDVNQTEPVKRLKGEIKDADGLLFVTPEYNRSIPGVLKNAIDHASRPYGQSAWAGKPAGVLGASIGVIGTAMAQQHLRNVLAYLDVPTLCQPEAFIHAKDGLFDDAGNIGAGSKAFLQNWMDKYVVWVKKHAG